TGAGCTCTTTACTTGGTAAAGGTTCCCCGAACCACACCACATCTGGCCTTAGAAGCGAACCACACTTTGGGCACTTTGGAAGATCCTCGCTTAAAATCTCATCTATCCTTCCACTTTCCTTTAAATGCTCTCTAAACTCACAGCTTGTGCACCTAACCCGAAATATGTTCCCATGTAATTCAATCAAATTCTTAGTCCCTGCTTCCCTGTGTAAATCATCAACATTTTGGGTGATTACTGCCTTTAAGATCCCCATTTTTTCCAGTTCAACTAGGGCATAGTGAGCAGGGTTTGGCTTAGCCTTCAGGATTTTCTTGATCCTCCACTTATAGAAGTCCCAAACTAGCTTTGGATTTCTCTCAAAAGCCTCTGGAGTCGCCAACTCTTCCGGCCTATACTTCTTCCATAGCCCATCTTTACCCCTGAATGTTGGAATCCCGCTCTCGGCACTTATACCTGCCCCAGTAAATGCTATGACATTTTTCGATGAAGCTAAAACCCTCGCTACCTCGGCCATCATCAAACTTTATTTAGACGAACGTCTTAAAAACTGTTCCTTCAGGGTATGTTTTTATACCCTTAACTCAACAATAAACCATGCAACATGTCATCGCGCTTCACCAAGTTTATGGTGAACTAATATTTAGAGGGTTAAAATGGCATGAAATTAGGAGGAGTAGGGTGTTTGAAGAGGGAGACATCGTTTTTCTTTACATAGCTAGAGGGGATCTGTACACTTTAAAGAAGACCCTTAGGAAGCTTGGGTTAACTGAAGAGCAGACAATAACAAAGAGAGGAACGATAGC
This Pyrococcus horikoshii OT3 DNA region includes the following protein-coding sequences:
- the cobB gene encoding NAD-dependent protein deacetylase, encoding MMAEVARVLASSKNVIAFTGAGISAESGIPTFRGKDGLWKKYRPEELATPEAFERNPKLVWDFYKWRIKKILKAKPNPAHYALVELEKMGILKAVITQNVDDLHREAGTKNLIELHGNIFRVRCTSCEFREHLKESGRIDEILSEDLPKCPKCGSLLRPDVVWFGEPLPSKELNEAFKLAKEADVVIVVGTSGLVYPAAYIPYIVKDSGGVVIEINVQKSGITPIADFFLRGKAGEILPKLVQEVRRIL